GATGAAACGTCGCAGGAATGCATAAAACAGAACGGGCGAGAAGAAGTAATAAACACACAATTAACGAGCAGAAGCTGAATGCAAATTCGGTTGCTTCCTTTTGGTGCATTTTTCTCCTTTATTGTTCCACAGAGCACAAATGTCACGGAAATGTTTTGGTCCCCAGAAGTAATAAACACACAATTAACGAGGAGAAGCTGAATGCAAATTCAGTTGCTTATCCCTTTTGGTGCATTTTTTCCTTATTGTTCCAGGGAGCACAAATGACACGGAAATGTTTTAGTCCCTAGAAGAAGTTGCATTTGCACTGGTGACTTGGTATCTCGTAATGAGTGTGTGATAAGCAGGTGCCGTGAATCAGCAGCTTATAGCAGTAACTGGACCCAATTCCCTTTTGTTTTGAGCAGCGAGGTGTACTTATGAGATTTGACAGAATGATGCCGTGCAATAATAATAGTAGGAAATGCTACCGCGAGTCTAAAACACCATGCGTTGTTGGCAATTGGCATTCCGGTGTTGTTACCGTAATAATGATGAAACGGCAGTTAACTAGCAGACGCACTCGCAATATTGGGATTCTGGCAGAGAACCGCAGGCTGACACTGGCAAAGCCTAAGGAACCTGAAGGCTAGAGGAGCCTCCTCGCCTCCAGGCCACCGCCATTGAGTCGGTAAACCAAACGAGACCCAGAAATTAAAAGGGTCGGAGGAGGATGCGCTTACCCTACGGATCGGATAGGACGAGGGGCCGCGGCGCAGAGCGCGACGAGATGAGGCGGAAGGAAGCGGCAGCTTCCGTCCCCGGCGGCGGAGTCTCCTCCGCCGACGCCATGGCTGACCTCGTTAGATTAGAGATGACATGGCAAAGTGTACTTCCCTAAAGCCCAGTGAAGATCCCGAACGAAACTAGGCCACGCCGAAGCCATGTGGATGAAGTCCAGCTAGCTTCATGGGCCAGTGGGTTTCTTCGAGAAAAAAACAGCTGATGGGCCAACTGGGCCAGTTATGGACGTGGCGGGCGCCTATTGGGTGGCACCGGATGCGACTCTGCTCTTCACCGTCTCCTGTGAGCGTGAGGAAGCCTCCACGGCCACCCACATCATGGTCACGGTCATGGGGGGATCCACCGGACCGGGAAGGGAAACCCAACAAGACGTCTCCACTCGTCCACAGCGCCGAGGAGCCGATGCCGACGACACCCGGAGCCATGGCCCTGCCGctgctcggctcccccttctccccGTCCCCTGCCACACGACCTTCCTGCTCTTCCAGGTACTACTGTACATACCACCAGTAGCAGCAATGCGGCTTCGTATTTCGTACCAATTGATTTCTCTTCGTAAAATTGTTGATCCCCTGCGACTAGATCCGGCTGCGATTGCATTTACTGCAATATAGTATGTCCTGGTTTTGCCGGGTTTTGGGATTTGGATTGGTGTTGCCAACGTTCTGTAAATGCCACATTCAGCAAATGATGCGTACAAAATTAGAGGCATGGGATTGGTCTCGGACTCTAGGATTTCGGTTCTTATAACCTGTATGTTTCCTTTCCGATGCTTCTTCTTGGCAGGAAAACCTGTTTCCCTGCTGCACGTATGAATTTGAGATGCTCCATGGAAGAGAAAGTGCCTCCCAGAAACACTGCGATATCCAATCACTTGCTGTCATGCCTCGCTGCTTCTCTTGTGCTCGTCGCTCCACCTAGTCAGGTACCAATGTACACCAACTTACCATCATCAGGTGCACGCACACCGATCCGGAAAGAAAATTCAGAGAGCAACGCTGCCTATGCTACCATATTCAGAGATGCACTCTCCTTGTTGACCAGGCTATTCCTGCAGACACCTTTGCCCAGCCGAGCCTGTGCCAGGTTGCAGTGGTGGGGGCCATCGACAAGGGTGCCGTTCCTCTGAAGTTCGACGGCCCTTCGGATGATGGTGGCTctgggatgatgatgatgaagggtaTGACTGCCAAGAACTTTGACCCGGCTCGCTACTCCGGTAGGTGGTTTGAGGTAGCGTCGCTGAAACGTGGGTTCGCTGGGCAGGGACAAGAAGACTGCCACTGTACTCAGGTATTGTAATGGGAGCAGCATCATACTGAATAATCTGATTATTTTTTCTTGTTGTTTAGAAAGACAGAATAGTCTGTATTATGTCTGAAAAACATACTGTATTTGGCATCTTTGCATCGAACTGAATACCTACTAAGCAAGATAACCACATGCATTTTCGCGTCATGTGATTTTGCCACGGTAAGGTGGATTACTTCACAAAGTTGCTTGTCTGCAGGGAGTGTATACATTTGATGAGAAGTCGCGCGCGATCCAGGTGGAGACATTCTGTGTCCATGGTTCACCTGATGGATACATCACCGGTATCCGGGGGAGGGTGCAATGCCTGTCTGCAGAGGACATGGCTAGTGCC
This region of Lolium perenne isolate Kyuss_39 chromosome 2, Kyuss_2.0, whole genome shotgun sequence genomic DNA includes:
- the LOC127336042 gene encoding chloroplastic lipocalin — its product is MPTTPGAMALPLLGSPFSPSPATRPSCSSRKTCFPAARMNLRCSMEEKVPPRNTAISNHLLSCLAASLVLVAPPSQAIPADTFAQPSLCQVAVVGAIDKGAVPLKFDGPSDDGGSGMMMMKGMTAKNFDPARYSGRWFEVASLKRGFAGQGQEDCHCTQGVYTFDEKSRAIQVETFCVHGSPDGYITGIRGRVQCLSAEDMASAETDLEREEMIRSKCFLRFPTLPFIPKLPYDVIATDYDNYAVVSGAKDASFIQIYSRTPNPGPEFIEKYKSYAANFGYDPSKIKDTPQDCEVSSDQLAQMMSMPGMNEALTNQFPDLKLKSSVAFDPFTSVTQTLKKLVELYFK